From Dioscorea cayenensis subsp. rotundata cultivar TDr96_F1 chromosome 13, TDr96_F1_v2_PseudoChromosome.rev07_lg8_w22 25.fasta, whole genome shotgun sequence, the proteins below share one genomic window:
- the LOC120274626 gene encoding uncharacterized protein LOC120274626 — MVLVNAYSHADITSAQRKTVVWKKFVCTCVDIMSVGNVSATLSGVTVLSGTNFKTWKNKVTLLLGCMDLDHALREPCPATLTDQSSLEDRRVFERWERSNRIGLIIIKNTIPETFLDTMSEENDVRHFLDTLEERFIRSDKAEMSAVLRKLVSMRYKGDGNILEYVLDMFHLAGKLKGLKIELPEDVLVHLVLIALSSSIQLV, encoded by the exons ATGGTGTTAGTGAATGCTTATTCTCATGCAGACATCACGTCGGCCCAAAGGAAGACTGTTGTCTGGAAGAAATTTGTTTGCACATGTG TTGATATTATGAGTGTTGGCAATGTGTCTGCTACACTAAGTGGCGTCACTGTGCTTAGCGGCACAAACTTTAAGACTTGGAAAAACAAGGTGACACTTCTTTTGGGATGTATGGATCTGGACCATGCATTAAGAGAACCATGTCCTGCAACTCTTACAGATCAAAGCTCTCTTGAGGATAGGAGAGTTTTTGAGAGGTGGGAGAGGTCTAATCGCATTGGTTTGATTATCATAAAGAATACAATCCCGGAGACTTTTCTGGACACTATGTCTGAGGAAAATGATGTTAGGCACTTTCTCGACACCCTCGAGGAACGCTTCATAAGAAGTGATAAGGCGGAGATGAGTGCTGTCCTAAGAAAACTTGTCTCTATGCGGTATAAGGGTGATGGGAACATACTTGAGTACGTTCTCGACATGTTTCATCTAGCTGGGAAATTGAAAGGCTTAAAAATTGAGTTGCCAGAAGATGTTCTGGtgcatttggttttgattgccCTTTCCTCCTCGATTCAGTTAGTTTGA